DNA sequence from the Streptomyces canus genome:
CCTCGCGCGCGTGGCGCTCGGCACCGCGTGAGGCGCACTGGCTCGGCGCGCTGCGCTCTCCCGGCCTGCTGGCGATGCTCGGCGCGTTCTTGTTCGTCGGCATCGCGCTCGGGTCCATCACGGTCGCCTCCGTGCCGTACGCGGACGAGCACGGCGGGGACGCGGTGTACGGCTGGCTGATGGCCGGGATCGGTCTGGGTGCCCTCGTGGGCGGCCTGGCGTACGGTGCGCGGCAGTGGGCCGGTGAGCCCGCGCGGCGACTCCAGGTCCTGGTGGGCTTCCTGGCGGTGTGTTACCTGCCGCTGACCCTGATGCCGGGCGCGGTGGCCATGACACTGCTGACGGTGCTCGCCGGAGTGTTCCTGGCGCCCGTCATCGCGTGCGCCTTCGTCCTGGTCGACCGGCACGCGCCGACCGGGACGGTCACCGAGGCCTTCTCCTGGCTCGTGACGACGTTCACCGTGGGCGCGTCGGTCGGAACGGGCCTCGCGGGCCCGGTCGTCGAGCGGGGCGGGGCCCTGTGGGGCTTCGTCGTGCCGGGGGTGGCGGGGGGCGTGTCGTTGCTGGTTCTGCTGGTCACGGGAGGCGTCCTCACAGCTCCCGTGGTGCGGGGGGTGGTTGCCTCTTCATGGGAAAATGATCCAAACCGTGCTGCCGAACCCCGTTTCAGCTCGGGGGATCGGGCGTAATGTTCACTCATGGACCGCCGCATTTTCGGGCTGGAGAACGAGTACGGCGTCACGTGTACGTTCAGGGGACAGCGACGCCTGTCTCCCGACGAGGTGGCGCGGTACCTCTTCCGCCGTGTCGTGTCATGGGGCCGCAGCAGCAATGTCTTTCTGCGAAACGGCGCCCGCCTCTATCTCGATGTCGGGTCACATCCGGAATACGCGACACCCGAATGTGACAACGTGACCGAACTGGTCACGCACGACAAAGCAGGCGAGCGCATTCTCGAAGGACTCCTGGTGGACGCCGAACGACGCCTGCACGAGGAAGGAATCGCGGGCGACGT
Encoded proteins:
- a CDS encoding MFS transporter, with protein sequence MAAGYLEILRARHAARLLAGTLVGRLPNATAAIAIVLFVRAQGGTYSLAGGLAAVYGVANAVGQPVLGRLVDLRGQPRVQLPSAVLSALAIALFAFNGTDPLPLAYAAVAAAGLFTPPLEGGLRALWPSVLRKEGQVHTAYAMDAVAQEVMFAVGPLLVTLCASLWSARAALLVLNVVGVLGALSVVVSPPSRAWRSAPREAHWLGALRSPGLLAMLGAFLFVGIALGSITVASVPYADEHGGDAVYGWLMAGIGLGALVGGLAYGARQWAGEPARRLQVLVGFLAVCYLPLTLMPGAVAMTLLTVLAGVFLAPVIACAFVLVDRHAPTGTVTEAFSWLVTTFTVGASVGTGLAGPVVERGGALWGFVVPGVAGGVSLLVLLVTGGVLTAPVVRGVVASSWENDPNRAAEPRFSSGDRA